One genomic window of Nocardioides daphniae includes the following:
- the narH gene encoding nitrate reductase subunit beta encodes MRVMAQMAMVMNLDKCIGCHTCSVTCKQAWTNRSGTEYVWFNNVETRPGLGYPRTYEDQEEWKGGWVRTPKGRLKLKAGGRMKKLVTIFSNPKLPSIQDYYEPWTYDYETLLRSPASKTFPVARPVSLLSGKTMNIEWSANWDDDLAGSTKHAVKDEMLKGIEDKVKLEFEQTFMFYLPRICEHCLNPSCAASCPSGAIYKRSEDGIVLVDQDRCRGWRMCVSGCPYKKVYFNHKTGKAEKCTFCYPRVEVGIPTVCSETCVGRLRYIGLVLYDADKVLEAASVEDDQDLYRAQRECFLDPFDPQVQAAAEEAGIPGDWMEAARRSPIWALISRYEVALPLHPEYRTMPMVWYIPPLSPVVDVIKETGHDAEDAENLFAAIDTLRIPVEYLANLFTAGDVTPVNDVLRKLAAMRSYMRDINLGRDPDESIPASVGMDGETMYEMFRLLAIAKYSERYVIPTAHAEQAHALEELATDCPVSEYGGGQQQSLFGEGSGRLNPVAAENLQMLKERQGSDTSDELAGGGAEAGRVNLLNWDGRGVPEGLFPPKSGGAR; translated from the coding sequence ATGCGCGTGATGGCTCAGATGGCCATGGTGATGAACCTCGACAAGTGCATCGGCTGCCACACCTGCTCGGTCACCTGCAAGCAGGCGTGGACCAACCGCAGCGGCACCGAGTACGTCTGGTTCAACAACGTCGAGACGCGGCCGGGCCTCGGCTACCCGCGGACCTACGAGGACCAGGAGGAGTGGAAGGGCGGCTGGGTCCGCACCCCCAAGGGGCGGCTCAAGCTCAAGGCCGGCGGCCGGATGAAGAAGCTGGTCACGATCTTCTCCAACCCCAAGCTGCCCTCCATCCAGGACTACTACGAGCCCTGGACCTACGACTACGAGACGCTGCTGCGCTCGCCTGCGTCGAAGACCTTCCCGGTCGCCCGCCCGGTCTCCCTGCTCAGCGGGAAGACGATGAACATCGAGTGGTCGGCCAACTGGGACGACGACCTCGCCGGCTCCACGAAGCACGCGGTGAAGGACGAGATGCTCAAGGGCATCGAGGACAAGGTGAAGCTCGAGTTCGAGCAGACCTTCATGTTCTACCTGCCCCGGATCTGCGAGCACTGCCTCAACCCGTCCTGCGCGGCCTCCTGCCCCAGCGGCGCGATCTACAAGCGCAGCGAGGACGGCATCGTCCTGGTCGACCAGGACCGCTGCCGCGGCTGGCGCATGTGCGTCTCGGGCTGCCCCTACAAGAAGGTCTACTTCAACCACAAGACCGGCAAGGCCGAGAAGTGCACCTTCTGCTACCCCCGCGTGGAGGTCGGCATCCCGACCGTCTGCTCGGAGACCTGCGTCGGTCGGCTGCGCTACATCGGGCTCGTGCTCTACGACGCCGACAAGGTGCTCGAGGCCGCCTCGGTGGAGGACGACCAGGACCTCTACCGGGCGCAGCGGGAGTGCTTCCTCGACCCGTTCGACCCGCAGGTGCAGGCCGCGGCGGAGGAGGCCGGGATCCCCGGTGACTGGATGGAGGCCGCGCGACGCTCCCCGATCTGGGCGCTGATCTCGCGCTACGAGGTGGCCCTGCCGCTGCACCCGGAGTACCGCACGATGCCGATGGTCTGGTACATCCCGCCGCTCTCACCGGTCGTCGACGTGATCAAGGAGACCGGCCACGACGCTGAGGACGCGGAGAACCTCTTCGCGGCCATCGACACCCTGCGCATCCCGGTCGAGTACCTGGCGAACCTCTTCACCGCCGGCGACGTCACGCCGGTCAACGACGTGCTGCGCAAGCTCGCAGCGATGCGCTCCTACATGCGCGACATCAACCTGGGGCGCGACCCCGACGAGTCGATCCCCGCCTCCGTGGGGATGGACGGCGAGACGATGTACGAGATGTTCCGGCTGCTGGCGATCGCCAAGTACTCCGAGCGCTACGTCATCCCCACCGCCCACGCCGAGCAGGCCCACGCGCTGGAGGAGCTGGCGACCGACTGCCCCGTCTCGGAGTACGGCGGGGGCCAGCAGCAGAGCCTCTTCGGTGAGGGCTCGGGCCGGCTCAACCCGGTCGCCGCGGAGAACCTCCAGATGCTCAAGGAACGGCAGGGTTCCGACACCAGCGACGAGCTGGCCGGCGGCGGCGCGGAGGCGGGGCGGGTCAACCTGCTCAACTGGGACGGCCGGGGAGTCCCCGAGGGACTCTTCCCGCCGAAGTCGGG
- a CDS encoding MFS transporter: MTAAPPAPSPASTRPGRHRVLWLSTIAFTLMFAVWLMFGILGNPIREEFGLSEVQLSWIVAAAALNGSLWRLPTGMIADRVGGRVVLTALLVATAVPTFLVSRADSYATLLVLAFLIGFAGNGFSAGISWNSAWQPRESQGFALGLFGAGNVGASVTKFIGPPLITGTAGATYFGIIDGGWRLVPVVYAVLLLVMAAVVWFGTPRHDLKPGTGAPLDQQLAPLRQMRVWRFSLYYVAVFGAYVALAAWLPLYYMDNFDVSLQTAALLTATYIFPASLLRPFGGMVADRFGARRAMYWTFGVMLVTTGILMMPNGHITVVHPDGTQTDHLAYELGLVPFVLLVFVLGCAMGVGKAAVFKHIPEYFPDNVGPVGGLVGMLGGLGGFVLPLLFAYTKEWSGFPSSTFVVLFVLTVVCALWMHWTVVHMLHRESPELAHHLDHPTPEEAPA; this comes from the coding sequence ATGACGGCTGCGCCCCCTGCCCCCTCCCCCGCGTCGACCAGGCCGGGCCGCCACCGCGTGCTCTGGCTCTCGACCATCGCCTTCACGCTGATGTTCGCGGTGTGGCTGATGTTCGGCATCCTCGGCAACCCGATCCGCGAGGAGTTCGGCCTCAGCGAGGTCCAGCTGTCGTGGATCGTCGCGGCGGCCGCGCTCAACGGCTCGTTGTGGCGCCTGCCCACCGGGATGATCGCCGACCGCGTGGGCGGTCGGGTGGTGCTCACCGCCCTCCTGGTCGCGACGGCGGTCCCCACCTTCCTGGTCTCCCGCGCCGACTCCTACGCCACCCTGCTGGTGCTGGCCTTCCTGATCGGCTTCGCCGGCAACGGATTCTCCGCCGGCATCTCGTGGAACTCGGCCTGGCAGCCTCGCGAGTCGCAGGGCTTCGCCCTGGGCCTCTTCGGCGCCGGCAACGTCGGCGCCTCGGTCACCAAGTTCATCGGGCCCCCGCTGATCACCGGGACGGCCGGAGCCACCTACTTCGGGATCATCGACGGCGGCTGGCGCCTCGTCCCGGTGGTCTACGCCGTGCTGCTGCTGGTGATGGCGGCGGTCGTCTGGTTCGGGACCCCGCGCCACGACCTGAAGCCCGGCACCGGGGCCCCGCTCGACCAGCAGCTGGCACCGTTGCGGCAGATGCGGGTCTGGCGCTTCAGCCTCTACTACGTCGCGGTCTTCGGGGCGTACGTCGCGCTGGCGGCCTGGCTGCCGCTCTACTACATGGACAACTTCGACGTGTCGCTGCAGACGGCGGCGCTGCTCACGGCGACCTACATCTTCCCGGCCTCGTTGCTGCGTCCCTTCGGCGGCATGGTCGCCGACCGGTTCGGGGCTCGGCGGGCGATGTACTGGACCTTCGGGGTCATGCTGGTGACCACCGGCATCCTGATGATGCCCAACGGCCACATCACCGTCGTGCACCCCGACGGCACCCAGACCGACCACCTCGCCTACGAGCTGGGCCTGGTGCCGTTCGTGCTCCTGGTCTTCGTGCTGGGGTGCGCGATGGGCGTGGGCAAGGCCGCGGTCTTCAAGCACATCCCGGAGTACTTCCCCGACAACGTCGGCCCGGTCGGCGGCCTGGTCGGCATGCTCGGCGGCCTCGGCGGCTTCGTGCTGCCGCTCCTCTTCGCCTACACGAAGGAGTGGTCGGGCTTCCCCTCCAGCACCTTCGTCGTCCTCTTCGTGCTCACCGTCGTCTGCGCGCTGTGGATGCACTGGACGGTCGTCCACATGCTCCACCGCGAGTCGCCCGAGCTCGCGCACCACCTCGACCACCCCACGCCTGAGGAGGCACCGGCATGA
- a CDS encoding MFS transporter has protein sequence MSKSTSQSSGEWLQSWDPENEATWDKPLAWRTLWVTTFALFLAFAAWFLPSALIPKLNPLGYSFTTSELYWMAAMPGLSAGLFRLVWMVLPPIMGTRKMVALTSLLLVFSTLGWGVRVQEPTAPYWELMVLAFLAGVGGGAFSGFMPSTSYFFPRSKQGTALGLQAGIGNFGVSAVQLLTPYLIGFSWLAFFGSSQTISMPGKEAQEVWYQNAAFIWIPLMVIAAILAWTMLKSVPIKANIRQQFDIFGNVDTWLMTLLYIMTFGTFAGLAAQFGLLMADLYGISNPDIVSGTGGEATVLVDGYAVPDVVKYVFLGPLVGAGARVLFAPLTDRTGGAVWTLVSGIGLIVSIAFTIPALTPDTTSAATLESGFNQFLWGMLAIFLFSGIGNASTFKQMPMIFEKRQAGGVIGWTAAIAAFGPFFFGIGVTTLGPVGFYAIGIAWAVMCVVITWVRYARKGAPKPS, from the coding sequence ATGAGCAAGTCGACGAGCCAGAGCTCCGGAGAGTGGCTGCAGTCCTGGGACCCGGAGAACGAGGCGACCTGGGACAAGCCGCTCGCCTGGCGCACCCTGTGGGTCACCACGTTCGCCCTCTTCCTCGCCTTCGCCGCGTGGTTCCTGCCCAGCGCGCTGATCCCCAAGCTCAACCCGCTGGGCTACTCCTTCACGACCTCCGAGCTCTACTGGATGGCGGCCATGCCCGGCCTGTCGGCCGGACTCTTCCGGCTGGTGTGGATGGTGCTCCCGCCCATCATGGGGACCCGCAAGATGGTCGCCCTCACCTCGCTGCTCCTGGTCTTCTCGACCCTCGGGTGGGGCGTGCGCGTGCAGGAGCCCACCGCCCCCTACTGGGAGCTGATGGTGCTGGCCTTCCTCGCCGGCGTCGGCGGCGGCGCGTTCTCGGGCTTCATGCCGAGCACGTCGTACTTCTTCCCGAGGTCGAAGCAGGGCACCGCACTCGGCCTGCAGGCCGGCATCGGCAACTTCGGCGTCTCCGCGGTGCAGCTGCTCACGCCCTACCTGATCGGCTTCTCGTGGCTGGCCTTCTTCGGGAGCTCCCAGACCATCTCGATGCCGGGCAAGGAGGCGCAGGAGGTCTGGTACCAGAACGCGGCCTTCATCTGGATCCCGCTGATGGTGATCGCCGCGATCCTGGCGTGGACGATGCTGAAGTCGGTGCCGATCAAGGCCAACATCCGCCAGCAGTTCGACATCTTCGGCAACGTCGACACCTGGCTGATGACGCTGCTCTACATCATGACCTTCGGCACCTTCGCCGGGCTGGCGGCGCAGTTCGGCCTGCTGATGGCTGACCTCTACGGCATCTCCAACCCCGACATCGTCTCCGGGACCGGCGGCGAGGCGACCGTCCTGGTCGACGGGTACGCAGTGCCCGACGTCGTGAAGTACGTCTTCCTGGGCCCGTTGGTCGGGGCCGGCGCCCGCGTGCTCTTCGCTCCCCTCACCGACCGCACCGGCGGGGCTGTCTGGACCCTGGTGTCCGGGATCGGCCTGATCGTCTCGATCGCCTTCACGATCCCCGCGCTCACCCCCGACACCACCTCGGCCGCCACCCTGGAGAGCGGCTTCAACCAGTTCCTGTGGGGGATGCTGGCGATCTTCCTCTTCTCCGGCATCGGCAACGCCTCGACCTTCAAGCAGATGCCGATGATCTTCGAGAAGCGGCAGGCCGGTGGCGTGATCGGGTGGACGGCGGCGATCGCGGCGTTCGGACCGTTCTTCTTCGGCATCGGCGTCACGACGCTGGGCCCGGTCGGCTTCTACGCCATCGGCATCGCGTGGGCCGTGATGTGCGTGGTGATCACCTGGGTGCGCTACGCCCGCAAGGGTGCCCCGAAGCCGAGCTGA
- a CDS encoding NAD(P)/FAD-dependent oxidoreductase has product MPYAPQHVVVVGAGMVGLSTAWFLQEHGVRVTVLDRTGVAAGSSWGNAGWLTPGLATPLPEPAVLRYGIRAVVSPSSPVYVPLTADRRLLEFLVRFARNSTMPRWRRAMGALVPVNSLALDAFDLLAAGGVEAPTHEAESFIAAYRTAEERSTLLEEIEHIRASGQPLEYDVLTGDEARAIEPSLSDEVGVALRLHGQRYVTPNSYLLALGASVEERGGRIVAGLRVGAITDTGSGVVVAGESYDAAVVATGAWLNVLARPFGVRLPVQAGRGYSFTVPVESVPHGPVYLPAQRVACTPAGDRLRVAGMMEFRPADAGLDTRRITAIVEAARPFLRGADLDRRRDEWVGSRPCTPDGLPLVGRTRSERVHVAGGHGMWGITLGPVTGRLLAESIVTGTSPRELAPFDPLR; this is encoded by the coding sequence ATGCCTTACGCACCCCAGCACGTCGTCGTCGTCGGAGCCGGCATGGTCGGCCTCTCCACCGCCTGGTTCCTGCAGGAGCACGGCGTCCGGGTCACGGTCCTTGACCGGACCGGTGTGGCGGCCGGGTCGTCGTGGGGCAACGCCGGCTGGTTGACGCCCGGGCTTGCCACCCCGCTGCCGGAGCCGGCGGTGCTGCGCTACGGCATCCGGGCGGTGGTCAGCCCGAGCTCGCCGGTCTACGTGCCGCTGACGGCCGACCGGCGGCTGCTCGAGTTCCTGGTCCGCTTCGCCCGCAACTCGACGATGCCGCGCTGGCGCCGCGCGATGGGAGCGTTGGTCCCGGTGAACTCGCTGGCCCTGGACGCCTTCGACCTGCTCGCCGCGGGCGGCGTCGAGGCGCCCACGCACGAGGCGGAGTCGTTCATCGCCGCCTACCGCACGGCCGAGGAGCGGTCGACCCTGCTGGAGGAGATCGAGCACATCCGCGCCAGCGGCCAGCCGCTGGAGTACGACGTGCTCACCGGCGACGAGGCCCGCGCGATCGAGCCGTCGCTCTCCGACGAGGTGGGCGTGGCGCTGCGGCTCCACGGACAGCGCTACGTCACCCCCAACTCCTACCTGCTCGCCCTGGGCGCCTCGGTGGAGGAGCGCGGCGGACGGATCGTCGCCGGACTGCGCGTCGGTGCGATCACCGACACCGGCTCGGGCGTGGTGGTGGCGGGCGAGTCCTACGACGCAGCGGTGGTGGCGACCGGCGCCTGGCTCAACGTGCTCGCGCGACCCTTCGGCGTACGCCTGCCCGTGCAGGCCGGACGTGGCTACTCGTTCACGGTGCCGGTCGAGTCGGTGCCGCACGGCCCGGTCTACCTGCCCGCCCAGCGGGTGGCCTGCACGCCCGCGGGTGACCGGCTGCGGGTGGCCGGGATGATGGAGTTCCGCCCGGCCGACGCCGGCCTCGACACCCGCCGCATCACCGCCATCGTGGAGGCCGCGCGGCCGTTCCTGCGCGGTGCCGACCTCGACCGCCGCCGGGACGAGTGGGTGGGGTCGCGGCCCTGCACGCCCGACGGGCTGCCGCTGGTCGGGCGTACGAGGTCGGAGCGCGTGCACGTCGCCGGCGGCCACGGGATGTGGGGCATCACGCTGGGACCGGTCACCGGGCGCCTGCTCGCCGAGTCGATCGTCACCGGGACGTCGCCCCGCGAGCTGGCCCCCTTCGACCCGCTGCGCTGA
- the groL gene encoding chaperonin GroEL (60 kDa chaperone family; promotes refolding of misfolded polypeptides especially under stressful conditions; forms two stacked rings of heptamers to form a barrel-shaped 14mer; ends can be capped by GroES; misfolded proteins enter the barrel where they are refolded when GroES binds) yields MPKLIAFNEEARRGLERGMNTLADAVKVTLGPKGRNVVLEKKWGAPTITNDGVSIAKEIELEDPYEKIGAELVKEVAKKTDDVAGDGTTTATVLAQAMVREGLRNVAAGANPMGLKRGIEAAVAAVSDELLSMAKDVETKEQIASTASISAADTTVGEIIAEAMDKVGKEGVITVEESNTFGLDLELTEGMRFDKGYISAYFVTDPERMETVLEDPYVLIANSKISNVKDLLPLLEKVMQSGKPLVIIAEDVDGEALSTLVVNKIRGTFKSVAVKAPGFGDRRKAMLQDIAILTGGQVISEEVGLKLETAGLELLGQARKVVITKDETTIVEGAGDAGQIEGRVNQIRAEIDKSDSDYDREKLQERLAKLAGGVAVIKVGAATEVELKERKHRIEDAVRNAKAAVEEGIVAGGGVALVQAAAVAFDNLKLDGDEATGANIVRVATEAPLKQIAINAGLEGGVVAEKVRNLEAGHGLNAATGEYVDMIANGIIDPAKVTRSALQNAASIAALFLTTEAVVADKPEKAAPMGDPTGGMGGMDF; encoded by the coding sequence ATGCCTAAGCTGATTGCTTTCAACGAGGAGGCCCGCCGCGGCCTCGAGCGCGGAATGAACACGCTCGCCGACGCGGTCAAGGTCACGCTCGGTCCCAAGGGTCGCAACGTCGTCCTCGAGAAGAAGTGGGGCGCCCCCACGATCACCAACGACGGCGTCTCCATCGCCAAGGAGATCGAGCTCGAGGACCCGTACGAGAAGATCGGTGCCGAGCTCGTCAAGGAGGTCGCCAAGAAGACCGACGACGTCGCGGGTGACGGCACCACCACCGCCACCGTCCTGGCCCAGGCCATGGTGCGCGAGGGTCTTCGCAACGTCGCCGCCGGCGCCAACCCGATGGGTCTGAAGCGCGGCATCGAGGCTGCGGTCGCCGCCGTCTCCGACGAGCTGCTCTCCATGGCCAAGGACGTCGAGACGAAGGAGCAGATCGCCTCCACCGCCTCGATCTCGGCCGCTGACACCACCGTCGGCGAGATCATCGCCGAGGCGATGGACAAGGTCGGCAAGGAGGGTGTGATCACCGTCGAGGAGTCGAACACCTTCGGCCTCGACCTCGAGCTCACCGAGGGCATGCGCTTCGACAAGGGCTACATCTCGGCCTACTTCGTCACCGACCCCGAGCGCATGGAGACCGTGCTGGAGGACCCCTACGTCCTCATCGCCAACTCCAAGATCTCCAACGTCAAGGACCTGCTGCCCCTCCTCGAGAAGGTCATGCAGTCCGGCAAGCCGCTGGTCATCATCGCCGAGGACGTCGACGGCGAGGCCCTGTCGACCCTGGTCGTCAACAAGATCCGTGGCACCTTCAAGTCCGTCGCCGTCAAGGCCCCGGGCTTCGGTGACCGCCGCAAGGCCATGCTGCAGGACATCGCGATCCTCACCGGTGGCCAGGTCATCTCCGAGGAGGTCGGCCTCAAGCTGGAGACCGCTGGTCTCGAGCTGCTGGGCCAGGCCCGCAAGGTCGTCATCACCAAGGACGAGACGACCATCGTCGAGGGCGCTGGCGACGCCGGCCAGATCGAGGGCCGCGTCAACCAGATCCGCGCCGAGATCGACAAGTCCGACTCCGACTACGACCGCGAGAAGCTCCAGGAGCGCCTCGCCAAGCTGGCCGGCGGCGTGGCCGTCATCAAGGTCGGCGCGGCCACCGAGGTCGAGCTCAAGGAGCGCAAGCACCGCATCGAGGACGCCGTCCGCAACGCGAAGGCTGCCGTCGAGGAGGGCATCGTCGCCGGTGGTGGCGTCGCGCTGGTGCAGGCTGCTGCCGTCGCCTTCGACAACCTCAAGCTCGACGGTGACGAGGCCACCGGTGCCAACATCGTCCGCGTGGCGACCGAGGCCCCGCTCAAGCAGATCGCGATCAACGCCGGTCTCGAGGGTGGCGTCGTGGCGGAGAAGGTCCGCAACCTGGAGGCCGGCCACGGCCTCAACGCGGCCACCGGTGAGTACGTCGACATGATCGCCAACGGCATCATCGACCCCGCCAAGGTGACCCGCTCGGCCCTGCAGAACGCCGCCTCCATCGCAGCGCTGTTCCTGACCACCGAGGCCGTCGTGGCCGACAAGCCGGAGAAGGCCGCCCCGATGGGCGACCCGACCGGTGGCATGGGTGGCATGGACTTCTGA
- a CDS encoding TadE/TadG family type IV pilus assembly protein: MTTRNVLSRFAARVAGRRDEKGAYAILFSMVLVLLIALAAISVDIASQVSARQQLKDTLDAAAHAGAYALPEQQGDIQTIVGDMARANDINTSVTTDLWCVIASTGATKAPQYTQIPTTCNPHGTRPYVGTKCDEFVCFIPCDPSRTASTGGAVKCNTVRVADSKVVPYAFAPAIGYDEGNTGAVVSIACKGTCGNDVPNPLDILVMADRTPSMVDGDREQMKAAIESSLTVMNPELQYVALGTIHKSDPRRMNKLSTEVCTSAESGVQQQTSSSWPYSPLWNTDNTPKLETTNSPTSGSWIASPFSNGYLTGPSGTIVATDPLVKSVKCMPGAKSGNYGTHLASALKGGARYLLGNTPNNLSSLPARPGPAPKKVIIFETDGSPDEVLTNGYYRLSNSTDFGAGRNATYGQQGCNNLEKMADEVKAKDVLIITIGFGAAVSNTSTGRCISGNTSTSRLRDVLARVASKAPDGNPSTASDCSDPVKRTQENADGDYFFCAASGSELETIFRSAFGSLSKGIKLMKMPA, from the coding sequence ATGACGACGAGGAACGTGCTCTCCCGCTTCGCCGCCCGCGTGGCGGGCCGCCGTGACGAGAAGGGCGCCTACGCGATCCTCTTCTCGATGGTCCTGGTCCTGCTCATCGCGCTGGCCGCCATCTCCGTCGACATCGCCAGCCAGGTCTCGGCTCGCCAGCAGCTCAAGGACACGCTGGACGCCGCGGCGCACGCCGGCGCCTACGCGTTGCCCGAGCAGCAGGGCGACATCCAGACGATCGTCGGCGACATGGCGCGCGCCAACGACATCAACACCAGCGTGACCACCGACCTGTGGTGCGTCATCGCCTCCACGGGTGCGACCAAGGCCCCGCAGTACACCCAGATCCCGACCACGTGCAACCCGCACGGCACGCGGCCCTACGTGGGCACGAAGTGCGACGAGTTCGTCTGCTTCATCCCCTGCGACCCGTCCCGCACGGCCAGCACGGGTGGTGCGGTGAAGTGCAACACCGTGCGCGTCGCCGACTCCAAGGTCGTGCCCTACGCCTTCGCGCCAGCCATCGGCTACGACGAGGGCAACACCGGGGCGGTGGTCTCGATCGCCTGCAAGGGCACGTGCGGCAACGACGTGCCCAACCCGCTCGACATCTTGGTGATGGCCGACCGCACGCCCTCGATGGTCGACGGTGACCGTGAGCAGATGAAGGCCGCCATCGAGAGCTCGCTGACCGTGATGAACCCGGAGCTCCAGTACGTCGCGCTCGGCACGATCCACAAGAGCGACCCGCGGCGGATGAACAAGCTCAGCACGGAGGTCTGCACGAGCGCGGAGTCCGGCGTCCAGCAGCAGACCAGCAGCAGCTGGCCCTACAGCCCCCTGTGGAACACCGACAACACGCCCAAGCTGGAGACCACCAACTCGCCGACCTCGGGCAGCTGGATCGCGTCGCCGTTCTCCAACGGCTACCTGACCGGGCCCAGCGGTACCATCGTGGCCACCGACCCGCTGGTCAAGTCGGTGAAGTGCATGCCGGGCGCCAAGAGCGGCAACTACGGCACGCACCTGGCGTCGGCGCTCAAGGGTGGTGCCCGCTACCTGCTCGGCAACACGCCCAACAACCTTTCGTCGCTGCCGGCCCGTCCCGGCCCGGCGCCGAAGAAGGTCATCATCTTCGAGACCGACGGCTCGCCCGACGAGGTGTTGACCAACGGCTACTACCGCCTCTCCAACTCCACGGACTTCGGCGCGGGCCGCAACGCGACCTACGGTCAGCAGGGCTGCAACAACCTGGAGAAGATGGCCGACGAGGTCAAGGCCAAGGACGTCCTGATCATCACCATCGGCTTCGGCGCCGCCGTGAGCAACACCAGCACCGGCCGCTGCATCTCGGGCAACACGAGCACCTCCCGGCTGCGCGACGTGCTCGCACGGGTGGCGTCCAAGGCCCCCGACGGCAACCCGTCCACCGCCTCCGACTGCAGCGACCCGGTCAAGCGCACCCAGGAGAACGCCGACGGCGACTACTTCTTCTGCGCCGCCAGCGGCTCGGAGCTGGAGACGATCTTCCGCTCCGCCTTCGGCTCGCTCAGCAAGGGCATCAAGCTCATGAAGATGCCCGCCTGA
- a CDS encoding TadE/TadG family type IV pilus assembly protein, protein MVLGRKRRGERGERGAAAVEFALILPIFLMLLFGIIDFGYMINRGSMINNAARDAARAASLKSTQAEVVAVATNATRSVGAVTVTVSCKRPPANTSCGAYDANRLSGDTAVVKIAYQHKMLTPVGIFFPGGFDLTRQAEMRIE, encoded by the coding sequence ATGGTGCTCGGACGCAAGAGGCGTGGTGAGCGTGGTGAGCGTGGTGCAGCGGCGGTGGAGTTCGCCCTGATCCTGCCCATCTTCTTGATGCTGCTCTTCGGCATCATCGACTTCGGTTACATGATCAACCGGGGCTCGATGATCAACAACGCTGCGCGCGACGCCGCTCGCGCGGCCTCACTGAAGTCCACCCAGGCCGAGGTGGTGGCGGTGGCCACCAACGCGACCCGTTCGGTCGGAGCGGTGACGGTGACCGTCTCCTGCAAGCGCCCGCCGGCCAACACGTCGTGCGGCGCCTACGACGCCAACCGGCTCAGCGGCGACACCGCGGTCGTGAAGATCGCCTACCAGCACAAGATGCTGACGCCGGTCGGGATCTTCTTCCCGGGCGGCTTCGACCTCACCCGCCAGGCAGAGATGAGAATCGAATGA
- a CDS encoding DUF2157 domain-containing protein → MTTTVPTPEPASPPVEAVSGRQLEWLRNEVAEWRAEGLLNEEQAAAILGRYHESRVFSLTRLLLALGAVFVGVGLIWLVAANLDAVPPLLRFLGVTVLWLGLLVGAEVAASRGAGRLLVGALRLMAAFAIGGVIFQAAQSLQVPAYEPKLVGLWGAAALIQAYAFRAVGPLVIGVAGFAGWSISQGLVHGPSFADVVLVVALTPLVALGLAALDDTRRPAFAWVWRAVGAALLLVALFISALPVDDDVELTTRWWNLALIALAGVALALGALRARETMSRLELLGGVAALGVAMLLAAWQAGESADEMTLATWAHTAVAVVAYVLVAAGVAVVGTLRDSGALAAIATLALVIFTTFQSFAVVAAVIQGAWLFLVLGLVFLGTGWAFDRGRRRLAAALEDGADR, encoded by the coding sequence ATGACGACGACTGTTCCCACGCCCGAGCCGGCGAGCCCACCGGTCGAGGCGGTCTCCGGGCGGCAGCTGGAGTGGCTGCGCAACGAGGTGGCCGAGTGGCGGGCCGAGGGCCTGCTCAACGAGGAGCAGGCCGCTGCCATCCTCGGCCGCTACCACGAGTCGCGGGTCTTCTCACTGACCCGGCTCCTGCTCGCCCTCGGCGCGGTCTTCGTCGGGGTCGGCCTGATCTGGCTGGTCGCGGCCAACCTCGACGCGGTGCCGCCGCTGCTCCGCTTCCTCGGCGTGACCGTGCTGTGGCTCGGCCTGCTCGTCGGCGCCGAGGTGGCCGCCTCCCGCGGCGCCGGTCGCCTGCTGGTCGGCGCCCTGCGGCTGATGGCCGCCTTCGCGATCGGCGGCGTCATCTTCCAGGCGGCGCAGAGCCTGCAGGTGCCGGCGTACGAGCCCAAGCTCGTCGGCCTGTGGGGGGCGGCGGCGCTGATCCAGGCGTACGCCTTCCGGGCCGTCGGTCCGCTGGTCATCGGCGTGGCCGGCTTCGCCGGCTGGAGCATCTCCCAGGGCCTGGTGCACGGCCCGAGCTTCGCCGACGTGGTGCTGGTCGTGGCGCTGACCCCGCTCGTCGCCCTCGGCCTCGCCGCCCTGGACGACACCCGACGCCCGGCCTTCGCCTGGGTGTGGCGTGCGGTCGGTGCAGCCCTGCTGCTGGTCGCCCTCTTCATCTCCGCCCTGCCGGTGGACGACGACGTCGAGCTCACCACCCGCTGGTGGAACCTCGCCCTCATCGCCCTCGCGGGGGTGGCGCTGGCCCTCGGCGCGCTGCGGGCCAGGGAGACGATGTCGCGGCTCGAGCTGCTGGGCGGTGTCGCCGCCCTGGGCGTCGCCATGCTGCTGGCGGCCTGGCAGGCGGGCGAGTCCGCCGACGAGATGACGCTCGCGACCTGGGCGCACACCGCGGTCGCCGTGGTCGCCTACGTGCTCGTCGCCGCGGGGGTCGCCGTGGTCGGGACGCTGCGTGACTCGGGGGCCCTGGCCGCGATCGCCACGCTGGCCCTGGTCATCTTCACGACCTTCCAGAGCTTCGCGGTGGTCGCCGCCGTGATCCAGGGGGCGTGGCTCTTCCTCGTCCTCGGCCTGGTCTTCCTCGGCACGGGGTGGGCCTTCGACCGTGGCCGGCGGCGACTCGCCGCCGCCCTCGAGGACGGAGCAGACCGATGA